ATATTTATGATGGTGAAGGAGTTACGGAAGCAATTCGTACAGCAGATAATGAGGATGGAATGACAAAGCTGGTTGATTCAATGGCTGATGATTTTACCGGTTTAAACTTCCTGAATTTAGTGGATTTTGACGCTAAATATGGACACCGCCGGGACCCTGAAGGCTATGGCAAGGCATTGGAAGCATTTGATGCAAGACTTCCTGAGGTATTAAACCGGCTGAAAGATGACGATTTGCTGATTATAACGGCAGACCACGGAAATGACCCGATTCATCACGGTACAGATCATACCCGCGAATATGTACCGTTGTTAGTACACCACAACAACGTTAAAGAAGGAAAACAGCTCGAACTTAGAGAAACATTTGCCGATATTGGTGCAACCGTTGCGGATAACTTTAATATAGAAATGCCAAAGCACGGCGAAAGCTTTTTAAAGGATATTAAGTAGGAAGGGGATGGCAGCGATATGGATCTGACAGCTATAAAGGAAGCGTCCAAGTATATAAAGGAACAACTGAATGGAACGCCTGAAATTGGTTTAATACTAGGATCGGGCCTTGGTGTTTTAGCGGATAAAATAGAAAATCCGGTAACTTTACCATACAAAAATTTACCTCATTTCCCTGAATCAACTGTTTCCGGCCACAAGGGTCAACTTGTTGCAGGTGTACTGGAAGGAAAACAAGTAATTGCAATGCAGGGGCGTTTTCATTATTATGAGGGTTACTCGATGCAGCAAGTTACATTCCCTGTTCGTGTGATGAAAGAACTTGGAATTGATTCGCTGATTGTGACAAACGCTGCCGGCGGTATAAATAAAGCGTATGATCCAGGTGACTTAATGATCATTACAGACCACATTAATAATATGGGAGATAATCCATTACTTGGTCCGAATAATGATCAATTGGGCGAACGCTTTCCGGATATGTCACAAGTATACGAACAAGTGTACATTAATCATGCTGCAAATTGTGCGGAGAAATTGGGAATGTCTGTTCAAAAAGGCGTATATGTCGGGAACACTGGTCCAACGTATGAAACGCCGGCGGAAATAAACATGCTCCGTACGTTTGGCGGGGATGCTGTCGGCATGTCTACAGTCCCTGAAGTAATTGTGGCAGCTCACGCGGGATTGCGTGTTTTAGGGATTTCCTGTATTTCAAACATGGCGGCAGGAATACTTGATCAGCCGTTAACACATGATGAAGTAATTGAGACAACCGAAAAAGTGCGTGAAGATTTTCTGCGTTTTGTTAAAGAGATAATCCGCACATTACCAAATTAATGATAAAGGTGATTACTATGAGGATGTACGATGTCATTGAAAAAAAACGTGATGGTGAAGAGCTTTCCAAAGAAGAAATCCGTTTTTTTATCAATGGATATACAAATGGGGATATTCCTGATTATCAGGTAAGTGCTTTAATGATGGCAGTATACTTTCAGGATATGACGGAAGCCGAACGTGCGGAATTGACCACGGCAATGGTGGAATCGGGAGACCAAATTGATCTGTCCGCCATTTCCGGGATAAAGGTTGACAAACATTCTACAGGTGGTGTTGGGGATACCACGACGCTGATCCTTGCACCTTTAGTTGCTTCTGTTGGAGTCCCGGTGGCAAAAATGAGCGGAAGAGGCTTGGGACACACAGGTGGAACCATTGACAAATTAGAATCAGTTCCAGGATTTCATGTCGGAATATCCAGTGACGAATTTGTTGATCTTGTCAATACGAACAAAGCAGCAGTCGTTGGTCAGACAGGAAATTTAACACCAGCTGATAAAAAAT
The genomic region above belongs to Virgibacillus doumboii and contains:
- a CDS encoding purine-nucleoside phosphorylase, which produces MDLTAIKEASKYIKEQLNGTPEIGLILGSGLGVLADKIENPVTLPYKNLPHFPESTVSGHKGQLVAGVLEGKQVIAMQGRFHYYEGYSMQQVTFPVRVMKELGIDSLIVTNAAGGINKAYDPGDLMIITDHINNMGDNPLLGPNNDQLGERFPDMSQVYEQVYINHAANCAEKLGMSVQKGVYVGNTGPTYETPAEINMLRTFGGDAVGMSTVPEVIVAAHAGLRVLGISCISNMAAGILDQPLTHDEVIETTEKVREDFLRFVKEIIRTLPN